The DNA window AAGCCTGAACCAACAGTTCCACAGCCAAGTAATCCAATTTTAATTTTGGAGGACATGAATCATATTATAACCATAGTCACTTAAGCCTAGTTAGAACACCTATTTTTGGCAAAGAATTGAAAATAATCAAGGTTTTTCAATGGTTTTCACCTAGCCGCATAACGCTTACTTAACCTGTATCGGGTATATTAAAACTAACAAGAAGGCATATAAGAGTTTTTGACATAGGCGTCGAAAGTTTTTGTACAGCTTAAAGGAGGTGCTATATGCATTTAATTAACTTGATCTCATCACTACTCTTAGTAGTAGGAGCATTGAATTGGGGATTAGTAGGAATCCTTGATATCAACATAGTAGAAATGCTATTTGGTAGTTTCGGAATGGTAGTTGATTTAGTTTACGGACTAATTGGACTTTCATCTATACACTACATCATGCAGGGTAAATTATTCCCTGTTCAATAATAAACACGAACAATCAATCACTCAAATTTGGTAGAGTTATTGCGGACCCATTTATGGGTTTCGAAAGAACTCTAATAAACAATGAAAGCCTCAGCTTAGTCTGAGGCTTTTGCTTTGCTTACCAATTTTGATGTAGAATGCAGTTAGTGGGCTTTGTTAGCATACAAAAAAATATTGAAGAAGTACTCGCTCTTGTGGGCAGAGCAGCAAGCAACTTTGCACAAATTACTTATGCAATTGCTTGGGGCAGATTCAATATTGCAAGTTTCTTTACAGAAGCGAATATTTTTGTTTATGGCGTTATTATTCCGGTCATGGTTATTTCAATAGCACTTGGAGTCGTGATTGGAGTTCAACTTGGACCAGAATTTGTCTCAAAAGGAATCGGCAGCAAGCTCGGTATTCTTTCAGCTTTAACAATGACTAGAGAATTAATTCCCGTAGTTGGCTCTTTAATGATTGCAACTCAATACGGCACGGGGCTAGCAGCAGAACTTGCCAATATGCAAATTACCGAACAAATCGATGCGCTCAAAGTATTCAAAGTCAATCACCTCGAGTATTTAATAGTGCCTAAATTCTTGGCTGCGGTAATTTTTTCACCAATAATTATTTGGCTTGCAAGTATCGTTGCAGTAGCAAGTTCATACATAACAGTCTGGCTGACAGAAGACCTCAGCTTCAAAGGTTTTATGGGCAGCATCTGGTCCTATATCAAAATCTCCGACGTCACACTTTGCCTGATCAAATCAGCTGTCTTTGCTGCACTGATAATCATAATTGCAACCACGCTCGGGCTCAATGTCAAAGGTGGTGCCAAAGAAGTTGGTAAGGCAACTACATTGACTGTGATTCTGAGTTTTGTTGCTATTGTGGCTGTTGATTTTTTGATTACATCTGTGTATTTGTAAAGTTTTGCCGGTCAATCCTCCGAGAGCAAGCTCTCTGTTTGCGCTTCGCTGCCTCTTCAAGTGGAAGATGTTAGAATCATAGGTACTTACGATGCAAAACTACCCTCAACACTCAGACCAATTCACCAAGCTCTACGAGCTTTATACTGACTACAACTCACACACCAATATTTCTGCAATTAAAGACAAAGCCGAAGTCTATCAAAAACATTTTGAAGATTCTTTGAGCATTGTGCCATTTCTTGAAAACACCGAAGCTAATGTCATAGACGTTGGTACTGGTGGTGGCTTCCCAGCTTTGCCGCTTGCAATTGTGCTCCCGCAAATAACTATCACAGCAATTGATGGCACTGGCAAAAAGATTAGATTTGTGGAGCTTGCAAAAGAAGAACTAGAACTTACAAATCTCACTGCAATTACAGCAAGAGCAGAAGAACTGGCACACGACCAAAATCATCGCGAACAATATGATATGGCAATATCAAGAGCGGTAGCAGAACTCAGAATACTGCTTGAATATACTTGCGCCTTTGTTAAACCCAATGGATTTATTATTGCCTTCAAAAAACAAGGTATCGAAGAAGAGATTGCCATGGCACAAGCTGCAATGCACGAACTTAGTCTCAAATTGATTCAACAAATTGATCAAGGTGATAAACAATTATTGGTTTTCAAAAAAACTGCCAAGACGACAGCACTTTATCCTCGGAGCAATAAAGAAATTAAAAACAAAACTCTTTAGCTCAATCATCTATCAAAGGGAGCTGGGACAAAATTCCACAGATAACGTTGAGATTCTCGATAAAAGCTTCACCATTATGAACAAAATATAAATGCAGCACTCTAAATAGCCAACTTTGCTATAATCATCCTGCGGAGTGGAGCAGTCTGGTAGCTCGTTGGGCTCATAACCCAAAGGTCGTAAGTTCAAATCTTGCCTCCGCAACCATTCGTCTTCGCTTGCGCTACGACGCAATCTGGCTCAAAACTCTAGATATAAATGTTATAAATAGTCGTAGCGTTAGCGAGACGAATGCCACGTTGAAGCAAAATCGCGTAGCGATGAAGTGAAAACGGGCAAAGCCGTTACATATATATTCAAAATATCAATGAAATATGTATATATTTTAGAAAGTAGAGACTTTAATGGTAAATTTTATGTAGGGTCAACTTACGACCTGAAAAAGAGATTACTTGACCATAATTCAAAGAATTCTGGCTATACACAAAAATATACACCGTGGCAACTAAAAAACTATTTTGCATTCTCATCACCAGAAAAAGCGAATGACTTTGAAACATATCTCAAATCAAGCTCAGGAAGAAGTTTTTCAAAGAAACATTTTTAATATCATGCCTAAAGAAACTCTAAATTTAAAAAATACCCCTTGCCCAATCAATTTCGTTAGGACAAAGCTCAAACTCGATGAAATGCAAGCTGGTAATCAATTAAGCGTCTCGCTTGATGATGGCGAAGCAATCACGAGTGTAACGACCAGCATTCAAGAAGAAGGTCATATCATTAAATCCAAGACTCAACAAGAAGATGGTTCTTGGTTGCTTGAAATTATTAAAACAGCTAGTTAAACTCAGGTCTAGCAACAATACTGTCAAAAAGCACATTCGATTTAGGCTCTTCTTTCTTTGGCTCTTGATCATTCCAAAGTCTTTCTAGTTTGACTTTGTCTTCAACTGTCTTAGTGATATAACCTGTGACCATAGCGCTATAGAGTATTTGTCGAAGAGCCGATTTGTGCGTGGTAATCATTGTTTCACCAAGCTCTTCAGGCATAGTACCAAGTAAAGCAGCTAGGCTTCCACCAAAAAATTCTCCAGCTTCTTCACTTAAATCATCAGCAAGCTTGGTAAGCTCCTCTGTGTCTCTTTCAAGAAAAAATTTAAGTATAGGACCCATTTCCACTTCAAATTTTTGTTTATTTATTCTTCTGTCGCCAAAATCCATAGTTTGTTATATGATAGCACGGCATTACCAAAGAATGCTCTGATCTGTTAAAGCCTAAGCCACCGTCTTATTTGCTTCTTTGGCAGCGGATGCAACAAGCGCAGGAAACTCTGCAACTTGAATAGAAGCGCCGCCAACTAGAGCACCGTCAATATCAGACTGTCCCATAATCTCATCAATATTACTAGACTTAACTGAACCACCATAAAGGATGCTAGTAGCATCTGCTGTTGTTTGATTAAGTAGTTGAGCAAGCTTGCCGCGAATAACCTTGATGACACGATTGGCTTCAGCAGAATCGCAAACCTTGCCAGTACCAATTGCCCAAATCGGTTCATAAGCAATTGTAATTCTTGATGCAAAATCATTTAGCTCAAGACCCTTGATGCCAGCTTCAATTTGACCAGCAACCCAAGCATCTGTTTCACCAGACTCTCTTGTTGCTTCAGACTCACCGCAACAAAGAATTACTTGAAGACCAGCTTCGATTCCAGTTTTAACTTTGGCGTTGATAGTTGCGTTATCTTCTGAGAAATGTTCTCTACGTTCAGAGTGACCAACTAATACATGAGTGACTCCAATTTCTTTTAGCATCTCAGTGTTGATCTCACCAGTATAAGCGCCAGACTTGTGCTGACTACAATTTTGTGCACCAAGTGCAATCGTCAAACCTGATTCTTTAATCGCGTTTGCAGCTGCAGCCAAACTCGTAAAGGGCGGACAAACTAATGCTTGTACTTGCGTCAAATCATTTTGATTTAATTTGCTACTCACTTCACTCAAAAAAGACTTGGTCTGGTCTTGAGTCATGTTTAGTTTCCAATTACCTGCGATTATTTTTTTTCTCATAGTGCAGACAATATTAGCAACAAACTAACTAGATCTGATCGACCTGTACATCGAAACTTCGTTTCGAAACATGTCTAAAGTATTGCTTACAAAAGAATTGACAAAAACATATTTATTTCTTATAAGAAATTTTCAATTGAAATAAATTCCAAAGTATATACAGATAACTTCAAAAGATTTAAAAATGTTCCGAGAATCTATTGACGGCCCGGGCCTATGGTATTAAGATTTTTAATATCAGGAACAAAAATATGAGATTAGATTTTTCAGAAAGCACAGATTTAGAGATAGTAGAACTTTGTCAGATAGGAAAGAAAGAAGCTTTTAAGGAACTCGTCAAGAGATACCAAAAAAATGTTTTTGCTCTTTTATATCAACTGGCGCCAGAGTGGAGAGACCTCAATGACTTATCCCAAGAGGTTTTCATTAGAGTTTATAGAGGAGTACACAATCTTCGCAACCCTAAGATCTTCAAATCATGGCTAAACCAAATTGTATTGAATTTATTTTACGATGAGCTTCGCAAAAGACCACGTCGCGTCAAAACGGTAAGCATGGATCAAACTTATGAAGATGATAGTGGTGAGAACGAATTCATTAGAGAAGTTAGAGATCTCAAGCAAAAACCTGATGAAATCATCAGTAGCAACGAAACTAAGAACGCTATCAAAAAAGCAATGGCTCAATTACCGGAACAGTTCAGAACGGCAATCGTCTTGAGAGAACTACAGGGTCTGCAATACGAGGAGATCGCCGAATTACTCGGATGCGCTCTAGGCACTGTAAAATCGAGGATTTGGCGTGCAAGAGAAAGATTACAGGTATTACTTGAACCATTTTTACAAGAGGCTGGCTATTTTCATGCAGACGGCGGATTTCAGTCAAACGCGTTCTAACAGAGTTCTTTCTAAGCCATTTATGGATTCAACAGAACTCTACCAAAGAGCTTGTAACCAGGTAGCTAAAGCCACTAGGACCAGCTAATAGAGTATAATTAAGCCAGGTATTGATACCTGGCTATTGTTTTTACATGATTGACAAAGAAGATAAAACCAAAAACAAAGACTCCAAGGACAGAAAGCCCGATGAGATCATTGAATTATTAACTAATTTTTATGAACCTGAGGATTTAGAAATAGAAGAGTTTGATTTATTCTTTGACTCCATTGAACAAAAACTAGAAGATCAAAATCCAGTAAACAGAATTTCCAAGATTAGTGATCAAATTGAAACCAATATTAATCTTCGCGAACAAAAATTAGCCCAACTACTTAGAAGACTCGATCAAAAGAAAAATACCAGTCAAGTGAAAAAATCTAAGAAGTTGAAATTGAAACCTATTATCGCAATCGTGGTGATTTTACTGCTCATTACCTTAGCAAGTATTGCAAGAATCAACAATACTCAAAACTATAATTACATTAGCCTTGAAGGCGAGAATCTTGATTGGCAAAGTCTCAATCTAAACGAGACTCAAAAAACTCAACTTGAAGCAATCGATAACGAATGGTTAGCGTTTAAAAGCAGTGAAGAGACTCTCATTGAAAGCAGAAGAACAAAACTAGTTACTGAGATGAACGCAAGTTCTCCTGACTTCTTGCAAATAGATAAATACCAAAGAGAGATACTTGACCACGAGGTTATGCTCAAGCGTCAAAAACTAAACACTTTTCTTGAAAAACGTTTTATTCTTAATGAAGAACAGAGTCTTCAATTAATTAGAGAGATTGGTAAGCAAGCTAAATAGCCTTCAAAGCAACAAAAATCATATCAGACTGATCTTCCTTCAACAAAGCCTTGATCTCAGGATAGGCTCTCAGCGTTTGCGCGCCGAATAATCTAATCACATGGTCATTCTCAGAAAGCAAAGCCAATTCTTCATTAAAAAACTCAAGTGAATAATTCTTAGGGTCAATCAAATTACGCTCTCCGCTTAATTTAATCCCCAAAATGTTCTGCGACTCGTTTCTATTAAGTGCAAACTCAACTTGATGAATTCTTTCCATGTAATTAAACAAGGAGGTATATTCTTCCGAGACTTGTTTTTCTTTGTTTAAGACATAGGCTTGAGTAGTTAAGAACTGTTGGTTCTTGGCTTTAAAGAAATCCAAAAGAGCTTTCTTGACAACAAAAATCTCCATAATAAAATTGACCGGCTCTAATGGCTTATCAAACTGCGCTAACAAGTCCTCTAGTGATTTAATTTCTCCTGCCTGCCCCTTAAGTACAAAACCCTTGCCTTCATAGTCACTGATCTCAATAGCTTTGTTGGCACTAAAATAAGCATGGATCAAATGATTGATATCAAACTCATTTACAAATACCGGTTGGTAGATCTTTACTGTTGGCGGGCGATCAAACTGCTTAATAAACAACTTGGCAGCGTCTACCTGGTCTTGATCACCAAAAAGAATAATCGAATTTTTGCTGGGATCAAGAACGGCATTCGGTTTATTACGACTAGGATCCTGAGTAATCAGTAAATGCTCAAAAAGAATCTCATTCAATGCTTGGACGATTTTTCCAGCTGAATAATAAGTAACGGGAACTGATTCAAAAAACTGTCCTAGACCTTGCTTAGATGAGACGATTAAACTATTAGCCTTGAATTGATAACTTAGTCCGGCAAGCTCAATAACATCTTCGATTGCATCAATCACTCGCTGTTCATGAATGGTAATTGTTAGTTTACGATCATACTTCTCTGGCAAAACCACATTGAAATCAGCCTGCCTTGCCAAAACCAAAAGTATCTTAGAAAGCTCAGTTTCAAAGAAAGAGAAGTTGACCGACATTGTTAGCTTGGGATTATTAGCATGTGGTGTTTTAAAGAAAGACTCATCAACTGGTTGAGCTTTAAAAGCAGTTGCTGCTTGAACTGGCATCATCACGCTTAAAACCAAAGCTGAACTTATTAAAACAAGAGCACTAGATTGCTTGAGCCTCAGGGCTTGGGATTCTGCCCATATCAAAACATTGCGCATGCTCTTTATACTATAATAGTGCTATGTCTAAGTCAATTGAAGAGTTAAAAACAGAGGTCGGCGGATTAGAGGTTTGGTCACATATCGAAGAAGCGTCCAAGATTGGATACCAGGCAGTCAATCCTGACTTAGTTCCACTTTTTAAGTGGTATGGAATTTACGCACAAAAACCAAATGCAGAGGGTTACTTTATGATGCGTATCAAAGTACCGGGCGGCAAGCTTACGGCAAATCAACTTCGCACAATAAACGATCTAACCGAAAGATACGCTAGAGGAGTTGCTGATATTACAACAAGACAAGCCGTACAACTTCATTGGCTCAGAATTGAAGACATGCCAACTATTCTTCAAGAGCTCAAAGCAGTCGGTATGGATACTGCTGGTGGCTGCGGTGACATTTTGCGCAATGTAACAGGTTGCCCGCTTGCTGGACTTATTGAAGATGAAATTTTTGACGCTAGTAATGATCTTGTTGCAATAGATTCATACTTCACTCGCAACAAAGACTTTGCCAACCTACCACGCAAGTACAAAATGACAGTAACTGGCTGCACTTCTTGGTGCTCGCAACCAGATATCAACTGTATTGCCCTCGTTGGAGTCAAACATCCAAAGACAGGCGAACTTGGCTACGGACTCAAAATGGGTGGTGGACTCAGTACTAAACCGATGATCTCACGCAATTTTCCAGTTTTTGTACCACGTGACAAAGCCAAAGAAGTCACAATCGCTGCAACCAAGGTTTATAGAGACAATGGCTTTAGAGACAAACGCCACAAAGCCAGAATTAAATTTCTTATCGAAGACTGGGGAGTTGATAAATTTCTTGAAGCAATAGAAGCAGAGCTTGGTTACTCTCTTGAAAGAGTTGAACTAATTAGAACAATGGAAACGGGCGCACCTGAATACTTCCCTAGCCCCAAAGTCTCTCACCAAGATCATCTTGGCATCAACAAACTCAAGAATGGCCACTATGCTGTGGGCTTAGCTTTTGTTAGTGGCAGATCTTACTCTCCTGACTTTGCAAATATCGCCAGCTTGATTGAAAAATATTGCAAAGATGGTGAAGCTAGAACAACCAATAAACAAAACCTAATCATTGTTAATGTACTTGAATCCAAACTCAATGACTTAATTAAAGAAGCGCAAGAACTAGGACTAAAAACCGAACACTCTGCCTTTACGCAATTGGGTGTAGCTTGTACCGGCACTGAATTTTGCAACCTGGCGATAGTTGAAACCAAGACCAAGGCCAAAAAACTTTTTGATTATTTAGATAAAGAATTTCCCGGCTTCGCGATAAATGGCAAAGCTGAGGATAAGTCTCAAGAGCTCATGATTTCGGTAACTGGCTGCCCAAACAACTGCGCCCAATACTCTATAGCCGATATCGGTTTAGTTGGCGCCAAAATCAAAACCGACTCAGGCGAGATGCTTGACGCATTTAGAATATTTCTGGGTGGCAGACTTGGTAATAATGCACAATTTGGTAAAGCACTGGACGGAAGATTTTTACATGCAGACATAGATGTCACCTTGTCAAAGCTGCTACAATACTATACAAAGCACAAAAAAGAAAACGAATTTTTCAGAGATTTTGTCGACCGTATTGGCACCGTGGCCATTCAATCCGAGGCACTTGCTCAATGACAATCCCAGACTGGCAAGAACTAGGTTTGGACTTTGAAGAAAAAAGCTCAAAAGCTTTGGAATTTGCATTAAGTGAATTACTTAAGCAAGGAGATATCATTTTCTTAACTGCTTTTGGTTCCGAGGGTTGCATCATATTTAAGATGATTGCAGACCTTATCAATCAAGGACAATTGGACAAAACAATGTTGGTAGAAGACCTCGACGAGCTCAAACAAGAAGCCAGCCACGGTAGATTAGCTATCGTCAACTTGGATACTGGTTATCAATTTAAAGAAACTCTTGAACTCAAAGACAAACTTGAAACCAAATATGGACTCAAGGTTATTATGCTTGAGCCCAAACATAGCGTCAGTGAACAAGACGAAGAATATGGCAAGGATTTATTCAAAACCGATCCTGATCAATGCTGCTACATGCGCAAGCTAGTACCACTCTCCAATCTTTTACAAAACAAACTTGCATGGATTACTTCTATTCGTCGTGAGCAAAGTTCTCATCGTGCCAGCGCTTTAGCTTTTGAATACGACAAAAAATTCAAACTAGGTAAAATCAATCCTCTAATCAAGTGGACCAAGTCTGATGTCTGGAAATATATTCACGAAAATCAAATACCTTATAACTTACTTTTGGATCAGGGTTATGACAGTATTGGCTGCGAACCTTGTACTAGTCCCGGAGAGGGGCGCAAAGGACGCTGGGCAGGACAAGACAAAATCGAGTGCGGTTTACATATTCAAGAAGAAGAGATGGAACAAGGAGGAGAGTTTACAATCTAAACCAAAATGTCACAAAACAAACTATATCCAATATTTCTCAAACTTGAAAACAAAAAAGTCCTCATTGTTGGTGGTGGCTTGATTGCCTTACAAAAACTAGTGGGCTTACTCAATACAGATGCAGCGATCACAGTACTAGCTCCAACTATTATTAATGAGCTTTATGCCTGCAAAGGAGTGTTTCCCGATATTAGACATATTAAATTCATAGAGCGAGAATATGAACTTGGAGACGAAAAGGATTTCGATCTAGTAATTGCAGCGACAGACATCAACGAACTCAATAATACAATTGCTAATCGTTGTCGCGATCAATTGATACTAGTCAACTCAGTTGATCAAATGGATTACTGTGATTTTTACGTACCGAGCATCGTTGATTCAGGCGATGTCAAAATCGCAATTAGCACCAATGGCAAAGCTCCTGCTATTGCCCAAAAACTCAGACTCGAGCTTGAAAGAAACCTAGACAATGGTTTTCAAGATCTTGTTACTAAGGTCTCAGAATTTCGCACTAAGGTCAAAAAGAAATTCAGCAAGGACTCAGACTCAAGACGTCGCATGAAACTGGTTTGCTGGTACACCGATAGAGAATGGTCAAAATTTCAAAACAAGGAGAGAGTCAATGTTTATCAATACTAACAATCTAGATACAATGAAAAGAAAGACTCAAGCCATGCTTAGCTTGGTTGGTGCTGGTCCTGGTGATCCTGAGTTGATTTCAATTAAAGCCCTCAAAACCATCCAAAAAGCCGATGTGATTCTTTATGACTCACTGGTAAATCCACAAGTCTTCAATTTGGCTTTTGAGAATTTCGATCCTTATAACAAAACTAAATGGATCGACAGTATTGATCTTGCACCAGATGATTTTGACAGCTCAGTAATTTATGAATGGCTCAATGAACAAAACCAAGAGCTTGATCTTTTGAGTCCGAGTAATAGACGTGAAGCAAAGCAACCAAGCAAAAGTAGATACCCGGAGTTGATTTTTGTCGGCAAGCGCAAGGGACACAAATCAGTCAAACAAGAAGATATCAACAACCTGATTCTTGATAGGCTCAAAGCCGGTCAGCATGTACTCAGACTCAAAGGTGGTGATCCATTTATTTTTGCAAGAGGAGTAGAAGAGCTTGAAATTGCAAAAGACAATGGCTATGACTATCAAGTCATTCCCGGCTTAACAAGTGGTCTTGCCGTGCCAGTGTCACGTGCGATTTCACTCACTCGCAGGGGGCAAAGTGATTCTGTCACTCTTGTGACCGGGCATGAAATAGATGAACTGAAACTAGAAACCTGGGCAAGAATTCTTGACTCTGGTTCGACCCTCATCGTTTATATGGGTCTTAGTAATGTCGTGCAAATTCTTAGAGGACTCAAAAAGAACCTGGACACAGATATGCCAGCACTTGCAATACACAACGGTACACTCGAAAACGAAATAGTAGTTACCAGTAATCTCCAATCTTTGGCTCAGGATATGATTAACCATGGCATCAAATCACCAGCCATCTTGATATTTGGCAAATATATTAACCCCGATCTCAAAATCAAGATAGCCAATGAACTCAGCAAGATAAAGCCAGAGGACAAGCTGGAAACTGTTTGGACGGCTCATTAATTTAGTTAAAAAGCTATAAAGTTTTGCCATGAATTTAATCGTCTCTGGGTTCAATTCCCCGCAGCTTGCTGCGCAAAAGGGAAGTCGCAGGAAACCGTAGGTTTCTTGCTGAGGGGAATTAAACCTAGAATGACGATTAAAAAAACAAAAAAAATCATATCGAGTGCTCTGGTGTTTATATGGTGGACTGGAGATTAGCTAAGCACTCGATTAAATGTAGATACCCCTAGGCTTGCCTAGGGGTTCTTCATTTTACTCGGCTGCAAGCAACCGGGTTTTCACTACATTCGGAATAAACAGTGAGTTATTTGTATAAAAATTATTAACATGATGATTCTACCAGCTGATCTTGATAGAATTAGTCTA is part of the Cyanobacteriota bacterium genome and encodes:
- a CDS encoding DUF378 domain-containing protein encodes the protein MHLINLISSLLLVVGALNWGLVGILDINIVEMLFGSFGMVVDLVYGLIGLSSIHYIMQGKLFPVQ
- a CDS encoding ABC transporter permease: MQLVGFVSIQKNIEEVLALVGRAASNFAQITYAIAWGRFNIASFFTEANIFVYGVIIPVMVISIALGVVIGVQLGPEFVSKGIGSKLGILSALTMTRELIPVVGSLMIATQYGTGLAAELANMQITEQIDALKVFKVNHLEYLIVPKFLAAVIFSPIIIWLASIVAVASSYITVWLTEDLSFKGFMGSIWSYIKISDVTLCLIKSAVFAALIIIIATTLGLNVKGGAKEVGKATTLTVILSFVAIVAVDFLITSVYL
- the rsmG gene encoding 16S rRNA (guanine(527)-N(7))-methyltransferase RsmG, which gives rise to MQNYPQHSDQFTKLYELYTDYNSHTNISAIKDKAEVYQKHFEDSLSIVPFLENTEANVIDVGTGGGFPALPLAIVLPQITITAIDGTGKKIRFVELAKEELELTNLTAITARAEELAHDQNHREQYDMAISRAVAELRILLEYTCAFVKPNGFIIAFKKQGIEEEIAMAQAAMHELSLKLIQQIDQGDKQLLVFKKTAKTTALYPRSNKEIKNKTL
- a CDS encoding GIY-YIG nuclease family protein, producing the protein MKYVYILESRDFNGKFYVGSTYDLKKRLLDHNSKNSGYTQKYTPWQLKNYFAFSSPEKANDFETYLKSSSGRSFSKKHF
- a CDS encoding sulfurtransferase TusA family protein, whose protein sequence is MTLKHISNQAQEEVFQRNIFNIMPKETLNLKNTPCPINFVRTKLKLDEMQAGNQLSVSLDDGEAITSVTTSIQEEGHIIKSKTQQEDGSWLLEIIKTAS
- a CDS encoding DUF760 domain-containing protein gives rise to the protein MDFGDRRINKQKFEVEMGPILKFFLERDTEELTKLADDLSEEAGEFFGGSLAALLGTMPEELGETMITTHKSALRQILYSAMVTGYITKTVEDKVKLERLWNDQEPKKEEPKSNVLFDSIVARPEFN
- the tpiA gene encoding triose-phosphate isomerase, with translation MRKKIIAGNWKLNMTQDQTKSFLSEVSSKLNQNDLTQVQALVCPPFTSLAAAANAIKESGLTIALGAQNCSQHKSGAYTGEINTEMLKEIGVTHVLVGHSERREHFSEDNATINAKVKTGIEAGLQVILCCGESEATRESGETDAWVAGQIEAGIKGLELNDFASRITIAYEPIWAIGTGKVCDSAEANRVIKVIRGKLAQLLNQTTADATSILYGGSVKSSNIDEIMGQSDIDGALVGGASIQVAEFPALVASAAKEANKTVA
- a CDS encoding sigma-70 family RNA polymerase sigma factor; protein product: MRLDFSESTDLEIVELCQIGKKEAFKELVKRYQKNVFALLYQLAPEWRDLNDLSQEVFIRVYRGVHNLRNPKIFKSWLNQIVLNLFYDELRKRPRRVKTVSMDQTYEDDSGENEFIREVRDLKQKPDEIISSNETKNAIKKAMAQLPEQFRTAIVLRELQGLQYEEIAELLGCALGTVKSRIWRARERLQVLLEPFLQEAGYFHADGGFQSNAF
- a CDS encoding nitrite/sulfite reductase yields the protein MSKSIEELKTEVGGLEVWSHIEEASKIGYQAVNPDLVPLFKWYGIYAQKPNAEGYFMMRIKVPGGKLTANQLRTINDLTERYARGVADITTRQAVQLHWLRIEDMPTILQELKAVGMDTAGGCGDILRNVTGCPLAGLIEDEIFDASNDLVAIDSYFTRNKDFANLPRKYKMTVTGCTSWCSQPDINCIALVGVKHPKTGELGYGLKMGGGLSTKPMISRNFPVFVPRDKAKEVTIAATKVYRDNGFRDKRHKARIKFLIEDWGVDKFLEAIEAELGYSLERVELIRTMETGAPEYFPSPKVSHQDHLGINKLKNGHYAVGLAFVSGRSYSPDFANIASLIEKYCKDGEARTTNKQNLIIVNVLESKLNDLIKEAQELGLKTEHSAFTQLGVACTGTEFCNLAIVETKTKAKKLFDYLDKEFPGFAINGKAEDKSQELMISVTGCPNNCAQYSIADIGLVGAKIKTDSGEMLDAFRIFLGGRLGNNAQFGKALDGRFLHADIDVTLSKLLQYYTKHKKENEFFRDFVDRIGTVAIQSEALAQ
- a CDS encoding phosphoadenylyl-sulfate reductase, which gives rise to MTIPDWQELGLDFEEKSSKALEFALSELLKQGDIIFLTAFGSEGCIIFKMIADLINQGQLDKTMLVEDLDELKQEASHGRLAIVNLDTGYQFKETLELKDKLETKYGLKVIMLEPKHSVSEQDEEYGKDLFKTDPDQCCYMRKLVPLSNLLQNKLAWITSIRREQSSHRASALAFEYDKKFKLGKINPLIKWTKSDVWKYIHENQIPYNLLLDQGYDSIGCEPCTSPGEGRKGRWAGQDKIECGLHIQEEEMEQGGEFTI
- a CDS encoding bifunctional precorrin-2 dehydrogenase/sirohydrochlorin ferrochelatase, which codes for MSQNKLYPIFLKLENKKVLIVGGGLIALQKLVGLLNTDAAITVLAPTIINELYACKGVFPDIRHIKFIEREYELGDEKDFDLVIAATDINELNNTIANRCRDQLILVNSVDQMDYCDFYVPSIVDSGDVKIAISTNGKAPAIAQKLRLELERNLDNGFQDLVTKVSEFRTKVKKKFSKDSDSRRRMKLVCWYTDREWSKFQNKERVNVYQY
- a CDS encoding uroporphyrinogen-III C-methyltransferase, producing MKRKTQAMLSLVGAGPGDPELISIKALKTIQKADVILYDSLVNPQVFNLAFENFDPYNKTKWIDSIDLAPDDFDSSVIYEWLNEQNQELDLLSPSNRREAKQPSKSRYPELIFVGKRKGHKSVKQEDINNLILDRLKAGQHVLRLKGGDPFIFARGVEELEIAKDNGYDYQVIPGLTSGLAVPVSRAISLTRRGQSDSVTLVTGHEIDELKLETWARILDSGSTLIVYMGLSNVVQILRGLKKNLDTDMPALAIHNGTLENEIVVTSNLQSLAQDMINHGIKSPAILIFGKYINPDLKIKIANELSKIKPEDKLETVWTAH